In Thunnus thynnus chromosome 13, fThuThy2.1, whole genome shotgun sequence, the following proteins share a genomic window:
- the arhgap35b gene encoding rho GTPase-activating protein 35 — MMAKKQDVRSPIYNLIVVGLSGTEKEKGQCGVGKSCLCNRFVRPSADDFYLDHTSVLSTSDFGGRVVNNDHFLFWGEVSRVLEEGPECRMHVVEQTEFIDDQTFQPHRSTAMQPYIKRAAATKLASAEKLMYFCTDQLGLEQDFEQKQMPEGKLQVDGFLLCVDVSRGMNRNFDDQLKFVTNLYGQLSKTKKPIVLVLTKCDEGVERYIKDAHTFAITKKSLPVVETSARSNINVDLAFLSLVQLIDKSRGKPKIIPYFEALKLQSQQIASAKDRYEWLINRIVKNHNETWLNTSRRMNTSPEYKEYVFLEGTAKCKKLFQQHVYRLKQEHIERRRKIYLSTLPLALSSLVPDLDEIDQLSWSGVQKVLESKQHFAHWFVVLEDSPWEDTSHIDNMEDERIPSDLLETAEAEEIFNAHLEHLRNECRRAEMRLEFKQKLASSPFVTPGKPWEEARSFIMNEEFYQWLEEPEYLDLYNRHQKEIIDRAKEDFQELLLEYSELFYELEVDAKPSKEKMGAIQEVLGEEQRFKALQKLPAERDALVLKHIHFVYHPTKETCPSSPHCGDSKIEQLLVSRFPTCYPFFDVKAHFGDTKADRINLVILGKDGLAREFANEIRALCTNDDWYVLDGKMYELTLRPIEGNVRLPVNSFHTPTFTPHGCLCLYNSKESLSYVVESLERLRESTLGRRDSQLAQLPTSLLLVTKRGVGSYVDIGGETALNLITQGQQVARRLQCSFLDPASPGVGYGHNVNETQINQVLRSLLDIRRSTSFSSSSPPLLPEPPGLRDSPHQPAPEADLRIVMCLMCGDSYDIEQLLSPFLMHQHCRPMSNSGTSVLLEQTVGGHKLAIELSLLSYHASFTLRKSRLVHGYIAVYSVTRKASLETLCAFLCEVQDIIPVQLLAVGDSQAELTDSDYAREQQIQGEELAHEIEGRFNSVVCGSGGVVGGLHRIEMFHPFLMEVVEKRNIVEATHMYDNVAEACTNENVYSPRCSSPSPVTMFLDSEDDVEPSPPYYDGTLTSHSGGFNLPDLDSSDISVISDIRDFENKLNNKLPPQVRVKPGVTFDFRKVSRNPYIDTLGHRRSLPSAVTWVPGGDVGYDPSDYAEPIDAVSKPRPSNEEIIYSVPHDSTQGKIITIRNSNRMHSNGNGSDSEADSSSLERRRKFSAAGVKPRLYRDRSKRLGKFSSFRTSFIGSDDEMGALPKSKEDDFGTLKGESLVNEESEDPKKRNILKSLRRTAKKTRPKPRPAIPKPPESNYFGVPLVNVVSPDRPIPLFIEKCVRFIETTGLNTEGLYRVSGNKSEMESMQRQFEQDHGLDLVEKDFSINTVAGALKSFFSELPEPLVPCALQVDLLDAFKINDREQRLYTMKDVLRKFPRENYDSFKYVVSHLHKVSQLSRVNLMTSENLSICFWPTLMRPDFSTMDALTATRTYQTIIETFIHQCAFFFYNQPFLDSPTGLAGLPASPTTTLTGSSAYSCYRSSPPHTTTHFSPLQQSPPTTPQSPLQSLLPPLHQHPHSHHSPAEQETL; from the exons ATGATGGCGAAAAAGCAAGATGTCCGATCGCCCATTTACAACCTCATTGTGGTGGGTTTGTCAggcacagagaaagagaaggggcAATGTGGGGTTGGAAAATCCTGCCTGTGTAATAGGTTTGTACGGCCTAGTGCTGATGACTTCTACCTGGACCACACATCAGTGTTGAGCACCAGTGACTTTGGGGGTCGAGTGGTTAATAATGATCACTTTCTGTTTTGGGGGGAGGTGTCACGGGTTCTGGAGGAGGGGCCTGAGTGCAGAATGCATGTTGTGGAGCAAACTGAGTTCATTGATGACCAGACATTTCAGCCACACCGTAGCACTGCTATGCAGCCCTACATCAAACGGGCAGCCGCAACCAAGCTGGCATCAGCAGAGAAGCTCATGTACTTCTGCACAGATCAGCTGGGCCTGGAGCAAGACTTTGAGCAAAAACAAATGCCTGAGGGCAAGCTGCAGGTTGATGGCTTCCTGCTATGTGTCGATGTCAGCAGGGGCATGAACCGCAACTTTGATGACCAGCTGAAATTTGTCACAAACCTATATGGTCAGCTTAGCAAGACTAAAAAGCCCATTGTGCTGGTCCTCACCAAATGTGATGAAGGAGTTGAGCGCTATATCAAAGATGCACATACCTTTGCTATCACTAAAAAGAGTCTACCAGTAGTTGAGACATCTGCACGCTCAAATATAAATGTGGACCTTGCCTTCCTCTCTTTGGTTCAACTTATTGATAAGAGCAGGGGCAAGCCCAAGATCATTCCTTACTTTGAAGCCCTAAAGCTCCAGAGTCAGCAGATAGCTTCGGCCAAGGATCGCTATGAATGGTTAATCAACCGTATAGTAAAGAATCATAATGAAACCTGGTTAAACACCAGTCGACGCATGAACACCTCCCCAGAGTACAAAGAATATGTCTTCTTGGAGGGAACAGCTAAATGCAAGAAGCTTTTTCAACAGCATGTATACCGTCTGAAGCAAGAACATATTGAGAGGCGTCGCAAAATATACTTGAGCACTCTTCCTTTAGCACTTAGTTCCTTGGTGCCTGACCTTGATGAGATAGATCAGCTGAGCTGGTCCGGGGTACAGAAGGTTCTAGAGTCCAAGCAGCACTTTGCCCACTGGTTTGTTGTTCTGGAGGACTCTCCATGGGAGGACACGTCTCACATTGACAACATGGAGGATGAGCGAATCCCTTCAGACCTACTGGAGACTGCAGAAGCAGAGGAAATATTTAATGCCCACCTGGAACATTTGCGCAATGAGTGCAGACGGGCAGAGATGAGGCTGGAGTTTAAACAGAAGTTAGCTTCCTCTCCCTTTGTCACACCTGGTAAACCTTGGGAGGAAGCCCGCAGCTTTATCATGAATGAAGAGTTCTACCAGTGGCTTGAGGAGCCAGAGTACTTGGACCTGTACAACCGCCATCAGAAGGAGATCATTGACCGTGCTAAAGAAGACTTCCAGGAGCTCTTACTGGAGTACTCTGAGCTTTTTTATGAGCTTGAGGTGGATGCCAAGCCAAGCAAGGAGAAGATGGGGGCAATTCAGGAGGTTTTAGGGGAGGAACAGAGGTTCAAGGCACTACAAAAGCTTCCAGCTGAAAGAGATGCTCTAGTATTGAAGCATATCCACTTTGTCTATCACCCTACAAAGGAGACCTGCCCTAGCAGTCCTCACTGTGGAGACTCTAAGATTGAACAACTCCTAGTTTCACGTTTCCCCACTTGTTACCCCTTTTTTGATGTGAAAGCTCATTTTGGGGACACCAAGGCCGACAGAATTAATCTTGTCATACTGGGGAAGGATGGACTGGCCAGAGAATTTGCCAATGAGATTAGGGCTCTCTGCACAAATGATGACTGGTATGTGTTAGATGGGAAGATGTATGAGTTGACACTGCGGCCTATTGAGGGAAATGTACGTCTTCCAGTAAATTCCTTTCACACCCCGACTTTCACACCTCACggatgtctgtgtctgtataaTTCAAAAGAGTCCCTCTCCTATGTGGTTGAAAGCCTTGAGCGACTTAGAGAATCAACTCTGGGACGAAGGGATAGCCAGCTAGCACAGCTGCCAACATCACTGCTTCTAGTCACCAAAAGAGGCGTAGGATCATATGTGGATATTGGTGGAGAAACTGCCTTAAACCTAATAACACAGGGACAGCAGGTTGCAAGGAGACTGCAGTGTAGCTTCTTAGACCCAGCCTCCCCTGGTGTGGGCTATGGCCATAACGTCAATGAGACTCAAATCAACCAGGTGCTGAGGAGCCTTCTGGATATTAGGAGGAGCACATCCTTTAGTAGCAGCTCCCCACCACTCCTCCCTGAGCCTCCAGGTCTCAGAGACTCTCCTCATCAGCCGGCCCCAGAGGCAGATCTTCGCATTGTCATGTGCTTAATGTGTGGAGACTCCTATGACATTGAGCAGCTCCTGTCCCCTTTCCTAATGCATCAGCACTGCAGGCCCATGTCTAATAGTGGCACTTCTGTATTGCTAGAGCAGACAGTTGGTGGACACAAGCTGGCTATTGagctctctctgctctcataCCATGCCTCCTTCACTTTGCGGAAGAGCAGGTTGGTACATGGCTACATCGCTGTGTACTCGGTCACCCGAAAAGCTTCCCTGGAGACCCTGTGTGCATTCTTGTGTGAGGTTCAGGACATCATCCCAGTCCAACTGTTGGCAGTGGGAGATAGCCAGGCAGAGCTCACTGATAGTGACTATGCCCGTGAACAGCAGATCCAGGGGGAAGAACTAGCCCATGAGATTGAGGGTCGTTTCAACAGCGTGGTTTGTGGATCTGGGGGTGTGGTAGGAGGCCTGcacaggatagaaatgtttcatcctTTTCTGATGGAGGTGGTTGAGAAACGCAACATTGTGGAAGCCACACACATGTACGACAATGTTGCTGAAGCATGCACCAATGAAAATGTGTACTCCCCACGCTGTAGTTCTCCCAGTCCTGTCACCATGTTCCTGGATTCAGAGGATGATGTAGAGCCATCGCCACCGTACTATGATGGCACACTCACTTCTCACAGTGGGGGCTTCAACCTGCCTGACTTAGATTCCAGTGACATTTCTGTCATCTCCGATATCAGAGACTTTGAGAACAAACTCAACAACAAATTGCCCCCCCAAGTGAGAGTTAAACCGGGTGTCACTTTTGACTTCCGGAAGGTGAGTCGCAACCCGTACATAGATACACTGGGACACCGTCGCTCCCTACCCTCTGCTGTTACCTGGGTTCCTGGTGGGGATGTGGGCTATGATCCCTCAGACTATGCTGAACCCATTGATGCTGTTTCAAAACCCCGCCCTAGCAATGAAGAAATCATCTACTCAGTGCCACATGACAGCACACAAGGCAAAATCATCACCATCCGCAACTCCAATAGGATGCACTCCAATGGAAATGGCTCAGACAGTGAAGCTGACAGCAGCTCTCTTGAGCGAAGGAGGAAGTTCTCAGCAGCTGGGGTGAAGCCTCGCCTTTACCGGGACCGCTCCAAGCGTCTTGGCAAGTTCAGCAGCTTTCGCACGAGCTTCATAGGCAGCGATGATGAGATGGGAGCTCTTCCAAAATCCAAGGAAGATGACTTTGGGACCCTGAAAGGCGAAAGTCTGGTTAATGAGGAGAGTGAGGACCCAAAAAAGAGGAACATTCTCAAGAGCCTGCGACGAACAGCCAAG AAAACAAGACCAAAGCCCCGTCCAGCTATTCCCAAGCCCCCGGAGAGCAATTACTTTGGGGTCCCCCTAGTGAATGTGGTATCTCCAGACAGACCTATCCCACTCTTCATTGAGAAGTGTGTCCGCTTCATTGAGACAACAG GCCTGAACACAGAGGGTTTGTACCGCGTAAGCGGGAACAAGTCAGAGATGGAAAGCATGCAGAGGCAGTTTGAACAGG ACCACGGATTAGACCTAGTGGAGAAAGACTTCTCCATAAACACTGTGGCTGGAGCCCTCAAAAGCTTCTTTTCTGAGCTGCCTGAGCCCCTGGTGCCTTGTGCTCTGCAGGTGGACCTATTGGATGCTTTCA AAATCAATGATAGAGAACAGAGGCTATACACCATGAAGGATGTCCTGAGGAAGTTCCCCAGGGAGAATTATGATTCCTTCAAATATGTAGTGAGCCACTTACACAA GGTGAGCCAGCTGAGCAGGGTGAACTTGATGACCAGTGAAAACTTGTCCATCTGTTTCTGGCCCACTCTGATGAGACCAGACTTCTCCACTATGGACGCCCTGACTGCCACACGCACCTACCAGACAATCATCGAGACCTTCATCCACCAGTGTGCATTCTTCTTCTACAACCAGCCCTTCCTTGACTCCCCCACCGGCCTGGCAGGCCTCCCTGCCTCACCTACCACCACCCTCACTGGGAGCTCTGCCTACTCTTGTTAccgctcctctcctccccacACCACCACGCACTTCAGCCCCCTGCAGCAGTCCCCGCCCACCACCCCCCAGTCTCCTCTGCAGTCCCTGCTCCCTCCCCTCCACCAGCACCCCCACTCCCACCACTCCCCTGCTGAACAGGAGACACTGTGA